DNA from Aggregatimonas sangjinii:
CATAAAATCGATTTTCTTTGTGATTTCGGCGCCCCCTATATCATTTGTAATATCCTTTAGTAGGCCTTTTGCCTCATTATTCGCGATCCATTCCGAGAAATAGTGTAATCGCGAGGCATAACCATCCAATTTTCCATCTTTGTACCGGATTTTTTCCAGGTTATCGGTAAAGTCCTCGAAAGTGGATTCACCTGACCTCAACATAAAGCCAAAGGCCAAGACGTTTTCGACATAGGTCGTGCAGTCAAGACCATGCAGATTAACGACCAAGGTTTCAGTCTCACCGATTTCAAGTGTTTTGGCAACATAGGGAGTACCAAGAAAAGTCTTCCCAATAGCCACCACGGTTTTGCCAAAATCGTTCTCTAGTAAACCGTCGATTTGGATGGTCTTATCTTCAACAGCTTGTTTGTCGGCGGGGGAACAAGTAATTTGTTGGGAAAAGATGTGCTGCCCAACGCATAAAATTAGTGTAAACCCTATCAAATACTTCATAGTATGCTCCTATTTCAAATCAAAAGTACATATTATCTTAACGTGGCTTCAGGTGAAAAATTCTTGTCCGACGTAACAAAACGGAATTTAAGACTACCAATATATAGAACACTTCACCGATAGTGTTTTTTCACCTCGGTTTTTTTGCCGAAATTCGAGAGTTATAAAATTTTTTATTTCCGCGCTTGTGCCGAACTCGTTTCAGTATAAACGGAAATCTTAACCTTCAACTAAAAACACACCATATTATGGCCGATGAATTTGATTTATTAGAAACCGAGTCGAACTCCAAACAAGAAAAAGTAGACGTGAATTGGGGAAAGGCCGTAGACCAGATGAAATCGAAACTGGCACAGGAAGACGATCCGGAGGTTCGGCAGAAAATACTGAACGCTACCCTTGATGATGTGGTAGGCATGGCCGAAAAAGATCGCACTACACTCTTAGATGCCATTAAAGACCTTACCGATTACCAGGATGAAGTCGGCATAAAATTCGAGAAATTCTCGACTCTAAATGCCGCCGAGCAAAAAGTTATCGATGACGCCCAAAATGCACTGGAACGAGCGAAAATAGCCTTGGAAGATGCCGAAAAGGTAAAAGACAATTGGTGGAACAACCTATGGGGCCGAAAATCGAAAATCAAAAGCCGCCAAGCAGAGCTAGACGCTGCTCAAAAAACGCGGGACGGGGCCGATATGAAGGCCAAAGCGATGTTTCAGGAACGTATCGAATCGGCGGATATTCAAACCCTGCTCAGCGAACTTTCCTATAAGAGTCAAGCCGCGGTGGGCCGGTTGAAAAATCGTGAGGTTGAAATCAAGGAGGTCGAGGAAAAACTAAAAGTGGCCATCGTCGAAGCCAGTAAAAATCATACGAGATCCTTAGAGAAGAAGAAGGAGACCGAAGACAAGCTAGAAGAACAATACGCTTTGTTAAAGCAGGCCAGACAGGCTTTGGAAGAAATATCCGATAAGCAATCCTCGGCCTACTCCGAGGCCATCGGCAAGGTAACTACCATCGAACAGAAAGTAGAGGAGTTGGA
Protein-coding regions in this window:
- a CDS encoding microtubule-binding protein, whose protein sequence is MADEFDLLETESNSKQEKVDVNWGKAVDQMKSKLAQEDDPEVRQKILNATLDDVVGMAEKDRTTLLDAIKDLTDYQDEVGIKFEKFSTLNAAEQKVIDDAQNALERAKIALEDAEKVKDNWWNNLWGRKSKIKSRQAELDAAQKTRDGADMKAKAMFQERIESADIQTLLSELSYKSQAAVGRLKNREVEIKEVEEKLKVAIVEASKNHTRSLEKKKETEDKLEEQYALLKQARQALEEISDKQSSAYSEAIGKVTTIEQKVEELEGLKNAYTTLAASKDSFVHKHNLTIKVLTSLRSNLQTHRAKLKSDTDERLKYYDGYVVALKARTDQEFAAILEHLGVKTDEHIGSTLASMHTASSKARQEMMDNIPVHEKVMQGVYSSYAESLQEIRVKDADIQKNFADRYGIDMKEIFEEFYATDGNTPSNDGGNDDTPTPPKPSVEDDLLS
- a CDS encoding N-acetylmuramoyl-L-alanine amidase-like domain-containing protein; protein product: MKYLIGFTLILCVGQHIFSQQITCSPADKQAVEDKTIQIDGLLENDFGKTVVAIGKTFLGTPYVAKTLEIGETETLVVNLHGLDCTTYVENVLAFGFMLRSGESTFEDFTDNLEKIRYKDGKLDGYASRLHYFSEWIANNEAKGLLKDITNDIGGAEITKKIDFMSTHRELYPFLANDSNFEKIKASEKYLNDQPLCILAQDQIAANEHLIQSGDIIALTTSINGLDITHTGIATREEDGRIHLLHASTGSNEVEVSEVPLADYLKKIKSNTGIMVARPLQKD